The following DNA comes from Hordeum vulgare subsp. vulgare chromosome 3H, MorexV3_pseudomolecules_assembly, whole genome shotgun sequence.
TGGGTACCATGGCACCGAGAGGTCTTGTGCCAGCAGCGGCCTCGCCGCCCGGCCGGTTAGTCGCAGCACATCTCGCAGATCCAGCAGCAGCAGAGTGCGGCGAGGCTGAAAAATGAACCAAATTCAGACATTATCAGGCCGGAAATCACTAGCGGTGATTAAACAAGTTACAGAGGAGGTGGTAGTGGTGTCGATCAGTCGATCGATGGAGCAGCTAGCTGGTTTTGGTGGTGGGGCGTACGTACGTACCATCCCTCGATGAAGCCCTTCTCGCCCCTGGATTTGGTGCTCGCCCGGCGCCCCTTCTTCCCGCCGGCCTGGCCTTGCTCCGCGGCCGTCGTCGGGTACCCTGCAACACAAACATCAACGAATGAATGACAAATTAACTCTATCTGCAGAGTCTGATGAAGACGGAGCACACCGCAGCTAGCTGAATCCCAGCGAATTATTAGCATGGATCGATGGATACCTGGTGGCGGTGGAGGAGCCTGCTGGTTGCTCATGTTGTTCTCCATCAGGGTACGTCCGGCCGCTAGCCTCAGGTGCGTGGTGTGCTGTGGTGAGCGGTCGACGGGATTCGGCTGTGATGGGTACCTGTCTCCGACTCCAACACCctctatatatacacacacacccaGGGGCAGAGCACGGAAGCTTCACCCCAAACTTTTGACACCGCGCCGCGCAGTCGCTGATTGACAAGTAATTTGATTCGATTCGTCGGCCTCAGCGTCACCTTTATTAGCTCACAAGTAATCGCCAGGGTTTGTTGAGCGGATAGACACAGACACACGCACGCACGAAAGATGGAGGTCGACACGTCCGCCCACGGGTTTGGGATCGACGGCCGTCGGCGGCTGGAGAAGTCCAAGGCTTGAGATGAGGTGAGATGAGACGAGACGAGATGAGATGCAAAGCACCGCGTCGGAGGCGGCGCTTTCTGACTAGATTTGCAGGACGGCTGCTCTGTCCGATATTCCTTGCCCAACCCAACAGTGCGTGCTAGATCATCGGCAGGGGTCAGTTGGGAATCGGGTTCTCTCCGGGAAGGAAGAAAGAAAGATTGGCCGGCCGGCGCGGGTTGAAGCTTCGGTCGCAAGGAAGCGCCTGGACCGGGAGATGCATGTTCACACCGGCCGGGAGCAGGAACAGGATGCAGCGATCTATACCGGCTTCTGCTCTCTGATCGTGTGACCCCGAGCAGTGATTTTTCAAAAGGTTCGATTCCCGCGCGCTGCTTGAGATATTCGTGTACCTCCATCTGGCTCTGGGCGTATCGCCGTAGCTGCTTTCTCTCGAGCACGGCGTTGGTTGGTTTGCTGGTTTCTTCGGTCTCAACAACCGTATGGGTGTACCACGGGAGATGCATGCATTGCGTTCGCTCTGTATCTTTTGAATTTCAGCAGCCGAGTAGACCGAAATCTCACCCGGTTCTGCGACTCGAATCCGATGCCCGGCATTTTAAAAAGAATGGGACTTGGATTAATCCAATGGATGCGCTGTCTGGCAGTTTTTATGTTTGTTGCTCCttggttttgttttttgcttttgttttctttcttttttggaaAACACTTGCCATCTTCCGGCGGATCGCGTCTGTCACCTTCTTTGCATGACACGCGTCAAAAGTGAGGCCGCATGCACCATTCTTCGTTGAACATGTTTATGCAACAGAGGCTATGCTTCTTAAACATATGCACGTTGCAATGGTCTACGACAAATCCATATTTTCCAACAAAACATCTCTTACGGATTATTTCTGTAACGAGATTTGAGTTGAAAATAAAATTACAATAAAATCTCGGCTGcatttttttgctacaaaacaTCTGTTGCAACTAAACGTGTATTGCAGAAATAATTCCACAACAAGACGTGTGTTGCATAAATAATTCTGTAACAAGATTTGTGTTGCAATAATGGAGAGGCACATCCAATCACGCCAGATTTgtattaatttttttaaaaatacatATTTTTTGGAAATTGACTAATTAAGTGTGCGTCATTTTTGTTAATATAAATTAATCTACTATAGTTAATAAAATATCGCTTTTCAAACGATTTGATTCTCGCGGCTTGAGATATTTGTGTACCTCTGGCTCTGGACATATAGTTGTAGCTGCTTTGTGTCAAGCATGACATTGGTTGGCTGGTTTCTTCGGTCTCAACAACCATATGGGCGAGGAGATACATTGTGTTCTCTCTATATCTTTTGAATTTCTGAAGATAAGGAGACTGGAATTTCGCTCGGTTTTGCGACTTGCATCTGACGCCCTTTAAAAAAAGGGACTTAGATTAATAGCATGGACACATGATATGGAAAATTTTATGTTTCTGCTCTTCGGTTTTTTATTAAGTTTCTTTTGTGGGTTCCTAACtattttttgagttttccttttcgtaTTGTGTATCCTTTTGTCCTTGCGCAAATAAGGAAAAAGCCCTAACCTTTTTCTAcctgtatttttttcttttgttgtctTACTTTATTTTTGTTGGGTGCATTTGAAGGAAATTGTTTGCTCATGGATACTTTTTTAATGTTTTAATtctgtacttcaaaaaatctcatATGAATTTTTATTAAAATTTACTTTATTTTACAAAATTTGCGCATGATTTTTATTAATATACAACAATCTTATATTATTAATAAATATAGTTTTTTCAACAATTAAATTCCCACGGCTTGAGATATTTGTGTACTCCCTCTGTCTCGGTGCATTAGGCATCTTACGAaaatcaaataattccaaaacgcTAAGGCACACTATAGTAGTATTAGTTGCATGCATATTAATTAGACCCCATCTATTAATTGAAGGACCAATGAATGCAATCTACGCGATGCGTTTTTTGGATTTGAAGAGGTCTCCTAGTTAAAAGGATGTATTTTAAGAAAGGAAAAGTGTGCTTGGCTTCCTCTGCGATTCAATTTTTTCTCCTACCCAATCTCTGTGTGCCTAGGTTGCAGTTCACATTCTAAGATGCCTAATGCACCGAGATGGAGGGAGTACGTGTCATAGGCATATTGGTATAGTTGCTTTCTCTGAAGCACAACGTTGGTTGGTTTCTTTGGTCTCAACAACCGTATGGCAGGGCCGGGTGATACATTGTGTTCTCTATGTATCTTTTGAATTTCAGTAGGCAAGGAGGATGAAACATCTGCCTGTTATGTGACTGAAATGCCCGACATTGTATGTTTGTTGCTCTTCGTTTTGgttttcattt
Coding sequences within:
- the LOC123440932 gene encoding cysteine-rich and transmembrane domain-containing protein WIH1-like, producing MENNMSNQQAPPPPPGYPTTAAEQGQAGGKKGRRASTKSRGEKGFIEGCLAALCCCWICEMCCD